One part of the Oceanisphaera sp. IT1-181 genome encodes these proteins:
- the brxL gene encoding protease Lon-related BREX system protein BrxL produces MNQDDSQHSHSVPQEGEWQSNDEQQSLETDAAITQQIYVENMHVHTQPYADGTNHYDEVAPGIDNADLAPPSNLVKEEIKALQAHDLDDLLNTHFKGRVVRKDLTKQLKEGANVPVYVLEYLLGMYCASDDDEVVATGLENVKRILAENYVRPDEAEKIKSIIRERGSFKIIDKVGVRLNQKKDVYEAMLSNLGIKDALVPTNIVSDNEKLLTGGIWCMITVQYFFEEGQKTSPFSILNLKPIQMPSMNMDEIFTGRAQFNTDQWMDVLLRSIGMEPTNLDQRTKWHLIARMIPFVENNYNVCELGPRGTGKSHVYKECSPNSLLVSGGQTTVANLFYNMSSRQVGLVGMWDVVAFDEVAGINFKDKDGIQIMKDYMASGSFARGRDSIEAKASMVFVGNINQSVETLVKTSHLLAPFPDAMIDTAFFDRFHAYIPGWEIPKMRPEFFTDRYGLITDYLAEYMREMRKRTFADAIGRFFKMGNNLNQRDVIGVRRTVSGLLKLLHPDSNFTKEDVRACLTYALETRRRVKEQLKKLGGMEFFDVHFSYIDNDSLEEFFVNVPEQGGSSLIPEGLGKPGVVHMVTKGATSGQLGLYRFETQMTPGNGKHSTSGLGSNTPAKEAIRVGFDYFRGNLNRISASARFTDREYHLHVVELHNTGPSTTTSLAALVSFCSVLMNKPVQEQMVVLGDMSLGGVVNPVSDLAGSLQMAMDSGGRKVLLPMASASDIPTVPAELFSKFQISFYADPVDAVFKALGVQ; encoded by the coding sequence ATGAACCAAGATGATTCCCAGCACAGCCATTCTGTACCTCAAGAAGGCGAATGGCAGAGTAACGATGAGCAACAGTCTCTAGAGACTGATGCCGCCATTACTCAACAAATTTATGTTGAGAACATGCATGTTCATACTCAACCTTATGCTGATGGTACTAACCATTATGATGAAGTAGCGCCTGGCATCGATAACGCAGATTTAGCACCACCTTCAAATCTAGTTAAAGAAGAAATAAAAGCACTGCAAGCCCACGACTTAGATGACTTGCTGAATACGCACTTTAAAGGCCGTGTGGTACGTAAAGATCTCACTAAGCAGCTGAAAGAAGGCGCTAACGTTCCCGTGTACGTACTGGAGTATTTGTTAGGCATGTACTGCGCGTCTGACGATGATGAGGTGGTTGCCACAGGCTTAGAAAACGTAAAACGGATCTTGGCTGAAAACTACGTACGCCCCGATGAAGCCGAAAAGATTAAGTCGATTATTCGTGAACGCGGCTCGTTTAAAATCATCGACAAAGTAGGTGTGAGGCTTAATCAGAAAAAAGACGTTTACGAGGCTATGCTATCTAACCTCGGCATTAAAGATGCCTTAGTGCCGACCAACATTGTGAGTGACAATGAAAAGCTATTGACCGGCGGCATCTGGTGCATGATCACGGTGCAGTATTTTTTTGAAGAGGGCCAAAAGACCTCACCGTTTTCAATTTTAAACTTAAAGCCCATTCAAATGCCGTCCATGAATATGGACGAAATATTTACCGGCCGCGCTCAGTTTAATACCGACCAATGGATGGACGTTTTGCTTCGCTCTATTGGCATGGAGCCCACTAATCTGGATCAGCGCACTAAGTGGCACCTAATCGCGCGGATGATCCCCTTTGTTGAAAACAACTATAACGTATGTGAGCTTGGCCCCCGCGGCACTGGTAAGAGTCACGTCTATAAAGAGTGCTCCCCTAACTCTTTGCTGGTCTCTGGCGGCCAAACCACGGTGGCTAACCTCTTCTATAACATGAGCTCTCGCCAAGTGGGCTTAGTCGGCATGTGGGACGTGGTGGCGTTTGATGAAGTAGCCGGCATTAACTTTAAAGATAAAGACGGCATTCAGATCATGAAAGACTACATGGCCTCGGGCTCATTCGCCCGTGGACGTGATTCTATTGAAGCTAAAGCATCCATGGTGTTCGTAGGTAACATTAACCAAAGTGTAGAAACCTTGGTTAAAACCAGTCACCTGTTAGCGCCCTTTCCTGACGCCATGATAGACACTGCCTTTTTTGACCGTTTTCATGCTTATATTCCCGGCTGGGAAATCCCGAAAATGCGCCCGGAGTTCTTTACCGATCGCTACGGCTTGATCACTGACTATTTAGCCGAGTACATGCGTGAGATGCGCAAGCGCACTTTTGCTGATGCCATCGGTCGTTTCTTTAAGATGGGCAACAACCTTAACCAAAGAGACGTGATAGGCGTACGCCGTACCGTATCTGGCTTATTAAAACTGTTACATCCAGACAGTAACTTTACCAAAGAAGACGTGCGAGCTTGCCTTACTTACGCGTTAGAAACTCGCCGACGGGTTAAAGAGCAGCTGAAGAAGCTGGGCGGCATGGAGTTTTTCGATGTGCACTTTAGTTACATCGACAACGACAGCCTAGAAGAGTTTTTTGTGAATGTGCCCGAACAAGGTGGCAGTAGCTTGATCCCAGAAGGGTTAGGCAAACCCGGCGTGGTGCACATGGTCACCAAGGGCGCTACATCTGGCCAATTGGGTTTATACCGCTTTGAAACACAAATGACGCCAGGCAATGGCAAGCACTCTACCTCTGGCTTAGGCTCAAACACGCCCGCCAAAGAAGCAATACGGGTAGGTTTTGACTATTTTAGAGGCAACCTAAATCGCATTAGCGCATCCGCCCGCTTTACTGATCGTGAGTATCATCTACATGTGGTTGAGCTCCATAACACCGGCCCCAGTACCACTACCAGCCTAGCGGCATTGGTATCATTTTGTTCTGTATTAATGAATAAGCCAGTACAAGAGCAAATGGTGGTGTTAGGTGATATGAGCTTAGGCGGCGTGGTAAACCCAGTATCAGACCTAGCAGGCAGCTTGCAAATGGCGATGGACAGCGGCGGACGCAAAGTATTACTACCCATGGCATCTGCCTCCGACATTCCAACTGTACCCGCAGAGCTATTCTCAAAGTTCCAAATCAGCTTCTACGCAGATCCAGTAGACGCGGTGTTTAAAGCGCTGGGTGTGCAGTAG
- a CDS encoding TOTE conflict system archaeo-eukaryotic primase domain-containing protein: protein MLDNRSHLLAVDFGKADWATDVKTLAQACRQEEVPYALEISRSGPKQVWML from the coding sequence TTGCTGGATAATCGCAGCCATCTGTTAGCAGTCGATTTTGGCAAGGCTGATTGGGCTACGGATGTAAAAACGTTAGCTCAAGCCTGCCGCCAAGAAGAGGTTCCCTATGCTCTGGAGATCTCCCGCTCGGGGCCTAAACAGGTGTGGATGCTGTGA
- a CDS encoding DUF4172 domain-containing protein: MDTLLQSIVASSAIENDTLNVQSLRSSLTRRLQVTEEHPYPVSERSEGLIAMMVERSKIISSLCR; encoded by the coding sequence TTGGATACGCTACTGCAAAGCATTGTGGCTTCTTCTGCCATCGAAAACGACACCCTGAATGTACAGTCACTACGTTCTTCGCTGACTCGGCGGTTACAGGTAACCGAGGAACACCCTTATCCAGTTTCTGAGCGCTCCGAAGGGCTGATAGCCATGATGGTGGAGCGATCCAAAATCATCAGCAGCCTCTGTCGCTAG
- a CDS encoding IS4 family transposase codes for MITRDTISEHLDDIFGQDMHAKRVLSLANATQGVIESSSLAIHAIGNGLAQANGLERKYAIKQVDRLLSNSKLDVWSLFDDWVPYVVAERKEIVVSMDWTEFDADDHSSIVISMQTNHGRNTPLLWKTHQKSQLKGQRNAHEDELLLKLKNSMPDDVSVTVVADRGFGDTALFALLEDALGFSYLIRFKGNILLCPIGEKLTPAKQWLTPSGRVRTLKDIELTTHRQPVARVFCCKKAGMKEAWFLASNRRDLSAANALKLYGKRWGIECSFRDIKDYKFGMGMSDTHIKSTTRRDRLFLFSALAIVLLTLLGKAGDAAGLEKTIKANTGKTRTYSFFRQGCIYYQMLPKMKEDNAIKLMKKFSYYLSQHRLYKRIFEVI; via the coding sequence TGCGACTCAAGGTGTTATTGAATCTAGCTCGTTAGCCATTCATGCAATCGGTAATGGTCTCGCACAAGCAAATGGGTTAGAGCGTAAATATGCCATCAAACAAGTTGACCGTTTATTGAGTAATAGCAAACTCGATGTGTGGTCATTGTTCGATGATTGGGTGCCTTATGTGGTGGCTGAACGTAAAGAAATCGTGGTCTCCATGGACTGGACTGAGTTCGATGCCGATGACCATAGCAGCATCGTTATCAGCATGCAGACTAACCATGGTCGCAACACGCCACTGCTCTGGAAAACCCACCAGAAATCACAGCTAAAAGGTCAACGTAATGCCCATGAAGATGAGCTGTTGCTGAAGCTAAAAAATAGCATGCCAGACGATGTTTCTGTTACCGTCGTTGCCGACCGCGGTTTTGGAGACACGGCGTTGTTCGCCCTACTGGAAGATGCGTTAGGATTCAGCTATCTCATTCGTTTTAAAGGAAATATTCTACTCTGCCCTATCGGCGAAAAGCTAACCCCAGCGAAGCAGTGGCTCACACCGAGTGGCCGTGTTCGGACACTGAAAGACATAGAGCTGACCACTCACCGCCAACCGGTTGCGCGGGTATTTTGCTGTAAGAAAGCAGGTATGAAAGAAGCGTGGTTTTTAGCCAGTAATCGCCGAGACCTAAGTGCTGCAAATGCCCTCAAACTCTATGGTAAACGCTGGGGAATTGAGTGCAGCTTTCGTGACATAAAGGACTATAAGTTCGGCATGGGAATGTCCGACACGCACATTAAGTCAACCACGCGACGCGACCGTTTATTCTTGTTCAGCGCCTTAGCGATTGTGCTGCTGACTCTCTTGGGTAAGGCTGGTGATGCCGCTGGATTGGAGAAGACAATAAAAGCCAATACCGGCAAAACTCGCACCTACTCTTTCTTTCGGCAAGGGTGCATTTATTATCAAATGCTGCCGAAGATGAAAGAGGATAATGCCATCAAGCTAATGAAAAAATTCTCTTATTACTTGTCTCAACATCGATTATACAAGCGGATCTTCGAGGTTATTTAA